Proteins found in one Panicum hallii strain FIL2 chromosome 4, PHallii_v3.1, whole genome shotgun sequence genomic segment:
- the LOC112888856 gene encoding 40S ribosomal protein S20: MAAADVAYAPPMKSGKAGFEGTLEPQHRIRITLSSRSVKNLEKVCGDLVKGAKGKLLRLKGPVRMPTKVLHITTRKSPCGEGTNTWDRFEMRIHKRVIDLVSTPDVVKQITSITIEPGVEVEVTISDA; encoded by the exons atggcggcggcggacgtGGCGTACGCGCCGCCGATGAAGTCCGGCAAGGCGGGGTTCGAGGGGACGCTGGAGCCGCAGCACAGGATCCGCATCACCCTCTCCTCCAGGAGCGTCAAGAACCTCGAGAAAG TCTGCGGCGATCTGGTGAAGGGTGCCAAGGGTAAGCTGCTGAGGTTGAAGGGCCCCGTCCGGATGCCCACCAAGGTGCTCCACATCACCACCAGGAAGTCTCCATGTGGCGAAG gCACCAACACCTGGGACCGTTTTGAGATGAGGATTCACAAGAGGGTGATTGATCTTGTCAGCACACCAGATGTGGTCAAGCAGATCACCTCCATCACCATTGAGCCTGGTGTGGAGGTCGAGGTGACAATCAGTGACGCGTAA
- the LOC112888854 gene encoding 3-phosphoshikimate 1-carboxyvinyltransferase 2-like, with protein sequence MAARAAATVSLDLAAPAPGSLSRRHRPGSARPPARHAAAASGLRMRGRGAVAAAAAAAAAPAKAGAEEIVLQPIREISGTVKLPGSKSLSNRILLLSALSEGTTVVDNLLDSEDVHYMLGALKALGLSVEADKAAKRAVVAGCGGKFPVEKDAKEEVQLFLGNAGTAMRPLTAAVTAAGGNATYVLDGVPRMRERPIGDLVVGLKQLGADVDCFLGTDCPPVRIKGIGGLPGGKVKLSGSISSQYLSALLMAAPLALGDVEIEIIDKLISIPYVEMTLRLMERFGVKAEHSDSWDRFYIKGGQKYKSPKNAYVEGDASSASYFLAGAAITGGTVTVEGCGTTSLQGDVKFAEVLEMMGAKVTWTETSVTVTGPPREPFGRKHLKAIDVNMNKMPDVAMTLAVVALFADGPTAIRDVASWRVKETERMVAIRTELTKLGASVEEGPDYCIITPPEKLNITAIDTYDDHRMAMAFSLAACAEVPVTIRDPGCTRKTFPNYFDVLSTFVKN encoded by the exons ATGGCGGCCAGGGCCGCGGCCACCGTCTCGCTCGAcctcgccgcccccgccccgggGTCTCtctcgcgccgccaccgcccgggctccgcgcgcccgcccgcgcgccacgccgccgcagCATCCGGGCTGCGGATGCGCGGGCGCGgggcggtcgcggcggcggcggcggcggcggccgccccgGCGAAGGCCGGCGCGGAGGAGATCGTGCTGCAGCCCATCCGGGAGATCTCCGGCACCGTGAAGCTGCCGGGGTCCAAGTCGCTCTCCAACCGGATCCTCCTGCTCTCCGCGCTGTCCGAG GGGACGACAGTGGTTGATAACCTGTTGGATAGCGAGGATGTCCACTACATGCTCGGGGCCTTGAAGGCCCTCGGGCTCTCTGTTGAGGCGGACAAAGCTGCCAAAAGGGCTGTAGTTGCTGGCTGTGGAGGCAAGTTCCCAGTTGAGAAGGATGCCAAAGAGGAAGTGCAGCTCTTCCTGGGGAACGCTGGAACTGCAATGCGGCCATTGACAGCAGCTGTGACTGCTGCTGGTGGAAATGCAAC TTATGTCCTTGATGGGGTACCGAGAATGAGGGAGAGACCCATTGGCGACTTGGTTGTCGGATTGAAACAACTGGGTGCGGATGTTGATTGTTTCCTTGGCACTGACTGCCCACCTGTTCGTATCAAGGGAATTGGAGGGCTACCTGGCGGCAAG GTTAAGCTGTCAGGCTCCATCAGCAGTCAATACTTGAGTGCCTTGTTGATGGCTGCTCCTTTAGCTCTTGGGGACGTGGAGATTGAAATCATTGATAAGCTAATCTCCATTCCCTATGTTGAAATGACATTGAGATTGATGGAGCGTTTTGGCGTGAAAGCAGAGCATTCTGATAGCTGGGACAGGTTCTACATCAAGGGAGGTCAAAAGTACAA GTCCCCTAAAAATGCATATGTGGAAGGTGATGCCTCAAGTGCAAGCTATTTCTTGGCTGGTGCTGCAATTACTGGAGGGACTGTGACTGTTGAAGGGTGTGGCACCACCAGTCTGCAG GGTGATGTTAAATTTGCTGAGGTACTGGAGATGATGGGAGCGAAGGTTACATGGACCGAGACAAGTGTAACTGTTACTGGTCCACCGCGGGAGCCTTTTGGGAGGAAACACCTTAAAGCCATTGATGTCAACATGAACAAAATGCCTGATGTTGCCATGACTCTTGCTGTGGTTGCTCTATTTGCTGATGGCCCAACTGCTATTAGAGATG TGGCTTCCTGGAGAGTGAAGGAGACCGAGAGGATGGTTGCGATCCGGACTGAGCTAACTAAG CTCGGTGCATCAGTTGAGGAAGGTCCGGACTACTGCATCATAACGCCACCGGAGAAGCTGAACATAACGGCAATCGACACCTACGACGACCACAGGATGGCCATGGCCTTCTCCCTCGCGGCCTGCGCCGAGGTGCCTGTCACGATCAGGGACCCCGGGTGCACCCGCAAGACCTTCCCTAACTACTTCGATGTTCTGAGCACATTTGTCAAGAACTGA
- the LOC112888851 gene encoding transketolase, chloroplastic — protein MAAHSVAAAHATIAARAGPAPGAAASAPAERLGFRRLSSLAGRGLRSPAPAGRAPTAAASRRQRVVRAAAVETLEGKAATGELLEKSVNTIRFLAIDAVEKANSGHPGLPMGCAPMGHILYDEVMRYNPKNPYWFNRDRFVLSAGHGCMLQYALLHLAGYDSVKEEDLKQFRQWGSRTPGHPENFETPGVEVTTGPLGQGVANAVGLALAEKHLAARFNKPDSEIVDHYTYVILGDGCQMEGIANEACSLAGHWGLGKLIAFYDDNHISIDGDTEIAFTEDVSTRFEALGWHTIWVKNGNNGYDDIRAAIKEAKAVTDKPTLIKVTTTIGFGSPNKANSYSVHGSALGSKEVEATRQNLGWPYEPFFVPEDVKSHWSRHTAEGAALEAEWNAKFAEYEKKYTEDAATLKSIISGELPTGWADALPKYTPEIPADATRNLSQQCLNALAKVVPGLIGGSADLASSNMTLLKMYGDFQKDTPEERNVRFGVREHGMGAICNGIALHSPGFVPYCATFFVFTDYMRGAMRISALSEAGVIYVMTHDSIGLGEDGPTHQPVEHLVSFRAMPNILMLRPADGNETAGAYKVAVLNRKRPSILALSRQKLPNLPGTSIEGVEKGGYIISDNSTGNKPDLIVLSTGSELEIAAKAADELRKEGKTVRVVSFVSWELFDEQSDEYKESVLPAAVSARISIEAGSTLGWQKYIGAQGKAIGIDKFGASAPAGKIYQEYGITVESVLAAAKSF, from the exons ATGGCCGCGCActccgtcgccgccgcgcaCGCCACCATCGCCGCGCGCGCGGGCCCCGCGCCTGGCGCCGCGGCGTCGGCCCCGGCCGAGCGCCTCGGCTTCCGCCGCCTCAGCTCGCTCGCCGGCCGCGGCCTGCGCTccccggcgccggccggccgcgcgcccACCGCGGCCGCGTCCCGCCGGCAGCGCgtcgtgcgcgccgccgccgtcgagacGCTCGAGGGCAAGGCCGCCACCGGCGAGCTGCTCGAGAAGTCGGTCAACACGATCCGGTTCCTGGCCATCGACGCcgtcgagaaggccaactccggccacccggggctccccatgggaTGCGCGCCCATGGGACACATCCTCTACGACGAGGTCATGCGCTACAACCCCAAGAACCCCTACTGGTTCAACCGCGACCGCTTCGTCCTCTCCGCCGGCCATGGCTGCATGCTCCAGTACGCCCTGCTCCACCTCGCCGGATACGACAGCGTCAAG GAGGAGGACTTGAAGCAATTCAGGCAATGGGGAAGCAGGACTCCTGGTCACCCCGAGAACTTTGAGACTCCAGGAGTTGAAGTCACCACTG GACCCCTTGGTCAGGGTGTTGCCAATGCTGTTGGGTTGGCACTTGCCGAGAAGCACCTGGCTGCTCGCTTCAACAAGCCTGACAGTGAGATTGTAGACCACTACAC GTATGTTATTTTGGGAGATGGTTGCCAAATGGAGGGTATTGCCAATGAAGCTTGCTCCTTGGCTGGACATTGGGGTCTTGGCAAGCTGATTGCTTTCTACGATGACAACCACATTTCCATTGATGGAGATACAGAGATCGCGTTCACAGAGGATGTGAGCACCCGTTTTGAGGCTCTTGGGTGGCATACAATCTGGGTTAAGAATGGAAACAATGGCTATGATGACATCCGTGCAGCCATTAAAGAAGCAAAGGCAGTTACTGACAAGCCTACCTTAATCAAG GTGACTACCACAATCGGTTTTGGATCTCCAAACAAGGCCAACTCATACAGCGTTCACGGAAGTGCATTGGGCAGCAAAGAGGTCGAAGCAACCAGGCAGAACCTTGGATGGCCCTACGAGCCATTCTTTGTGCCGGAGGATGTCAAGAG CCACTGGAGCCGCCACACGGCGGAAGGTGCTGCACTTGAGGCTGAATGGAATGCTAAGTTTGCAGAGTACGAGAAGAAGTACACAGAGGATGCAGCAACCTTGAAAAGTATCATCTCAGGGGAGCTCCCTACTGGCTGGGCTGATGCTCTTCCT AAATACACTCCAGAGATCCCAGCAGATGCCACCAGGAACCTCTCCCAACAGTGCTTGAACGCACTTGCTAAAGTTGTGCCTGGTCTTATTGGAGGTAGTGCTGATCTTGCGTCTTCCAACATGACACTGCTTAAGATGTATGGTGACTTCCAGAAGGATACGCCTGAGGAGCGCAATGTCCGCTTTGGAGTCAGAGAGCACGGAATGGGCGCCATTTGCAATGGCATTGCTCTGCACAGCCCAGGGTTTGTTCCATACTGTGCTACTTTCTTTGTCTTCACCGATTACATGAGAGGTGCCATGAGGATCTCAGCTTTGTCTGAAGCTGGAGTTATCTATGTTATGACCCATGACTCTATTGGTCTCGGAGAAGATGGTCCAACCCATCAGCCCGTTGAGCACTTGGTGAGTTTCCGCGCAATGCCTAACATATTGATGCTCCGTCCTGCTGATGGTAATGAGACCGCCGGAGCATACAAAGTTGCAGTTCTCAACAGGAAGAGGCCATCTATCCTCGCTCTCTCCAGGCAAAAGCTTCCTAACCTGCCTGGTACCTCAATTGAGGGTGTTGAGAAAGGTGGATATATCATCTCTGACAACTCAACCGGCAACAAGCCTGACCTCATTGTATTGAGTACCGGCTCTGAACTGGAGATTGCTGCCAAGGCTGCTGATGAGTTGAGGAAGGAGGGGAAGACTGTCCGTGTTGTGTCATTCGTTTCCTGGGAGCTTTTTGACGAGCAGTCAGATGAATACAAGGAGAGCGTTCTCCCTGCGGCTGTTTCCGCAAGGATCAGCATTGAGGCAGGGTCTACTCTCGGATGGCAGAAGTACATCGGAGCTCAGGGCAAGGCCATTGGCATCGACAAATTCGGTGCAAGTGCTCCTGCTGGAAAGATCTACCAGGAGTATGGCATCACTGTGGAGAGCGTCCTCGCAGCAGCCAAGAGCTTTTAA